The following are from one region of the Thermoproteus uzoniensis 768-20 genome:
- a CDS encoding FAD-dependent oxidoreductase — MICSSWICGEIKRPGSCVEEDYDVLVVGAGIGGLAAAQELGRYGLKVAVYSEGPRGGHNALDGEPTISGVSAREYINKYTVEVDRGVFDGEVLISGDRCIKPKFKHLVLSTGGVEMYTPMPGSPQILLASEALAAGINGKRLLVWGTTEWGLRAAIALARRGNQVVIADNSAYLRDVKYFQMVRSTLEKLGIEVIHSAVVRRYKDGVIELKVYVGKKGTENRRIEADAVVSTVRTANIYVPLRLGLKVFYSFELNSLVPRRNSFGEVLRIDDRGKSAGGTNIYAVGELYGAVYAHLEEAHGKLLASYIASKEGLEDADKVAKALEEFRSKIALEVNWLYNLDLRLSRGTDYSDLYVEPNVIDAPGWPYFWPNDIDEIDGDQVICPCTGLKLSDFMKAVERLNKMKIEVRVTSDEVNKLRHIKLPTIGQMAKGPSPCFEIFCIPNMAIIAGAIYAQKPSYLLYGRPKQLYEQAP, encoded by the coding sequence ATGATCTGTAGCTCGTGGATCTGCGGCGAGATAAAAAGGCCGGGCTCCTGCGTCGAGGAGGACTACGACGTGCTGGTGGTGGGCGCCGGCATAGGCGGACTGGCGGCCGCCCAAGAGTTGGGCAGATACGGGCTCAAGGTAGCCGTCTACAGTGAGGGGCCTAGAGGCGGCCACAACGCCCTAGACGGAGAGCCGACCATATCGGGCGTCTCGGCCCGCGAATATATAAATAAGTATACGGTGGAGGTCGATAGAGGGGTTTTCGACGGCGAGGTCCTAATCTCCGGCGATCGGTGCATTAAGCCTAAGTTTAAGCATTTGGTCCTCAGCACGGGGGGCGTGGAGATGTACACGCCGATGCCCGGCTCGCCGCAGATTCTATTGGCCTCGGAGGCGCTCGCTGCAGGGATAAACGGCAAGAGGCTATTGGTGTGGGGGACCACCGAGTGGGGGCTCCGGGCGGCGATCGCCTTGGCTCGTAGAGGCAACCAAGTAGTGATCGCCGACAACTCGGCCTACCTACGCGACGTGAAGTACTTCCAGATGGTTAGAAGCACCTTGGAGAAGTTGGGGATAGAGGTAATACACTCGGCGGTGGTAAGGAGGTACAAAGACGGCGTGATCGAGCTGAAGGTGTACGTGGGGAAGAAGGGGACCGAGAATAGGAGGATCGAGGCAGACGCCGTTGTGTCGACGGTCAGAACAGCCAACATATACGTCCCGCTGAGGCTAGGCCTCAAGGTCTTCTATTCCTTCGAGCTCAACTCGTTGGTGCCTAGGCGCAACAGCTTCGGCGAGGTTTTGAGAATTGACGATAGGGGCAAGTCGGCCGGGGGCACTAACATATACGCCGTCGGCGAGCTGTACGGCGCCGTCTACGCCCACCTCGAGGAGGCTCACGGCAAATTGCTCGCGTCGTATATAGCGTCCAAGGAGGGCTTGGAGGACGCCGACAAGGTCGCCAAGGCTCTGGAGGAGTTCAGGTCCAAGATAGCCCTAGAGGTCAACTGGCTCTACAACCTCGACTTGAGGCTCAGTAGGGGGACCGACTACAGCGACCTGTACGTGGAGCCCAACGTGATAGACGCGCCCGGCTGGCCCTATTTCTGGCCAAACGACATCGACGAGATAGACGGCGACCAGGTAATATGTCCCTGCACGGGCCTGAAGCTCTCCGATTTCATGAAGGCCGTAGAGAGACTCAACAAGATGAAGATCGAGGTGCGGGTGACTAGCGACGAGGTGAACAAGCTCAGGCACATCAAACTGCCCACAATAGGCCAGATGGCTAAGGGCCCCAGCCCCTGTTTCGAGATATTCTGCATACCCAACATGGCCATAATAGCGGGGGCGATATACGCCCAGAAGCCCTCGTATCTGCTGTATGGACGGCCCAAGCAACTCTACGAGCAAGCGCCTTAG
- a CDS encoding nuclease-related domain-containing protein, with translation MCLRRAVEDAVAGAPLDDEEKRCLEEAGLYRDGLLAPRPYLIFRALQSGARLDLAKLSRLLSWQDFEEVLMYIFEGWGYSAQRDVRLDCGGRRFEFDVVAWSRERVLVVEAKHWKYGGGRWATVARNHLDKVAKCLDKLRSLAPRVLPVVITLSSVSDIVEGVPVLSIALLADFLRNVDNLDDQILVLT, from the coding sequence GTGTGTCTGCGCAGGGCGGTTGAGGACGCCGTAGCGGGGGCGCCCCTGGACGACGAGGAGAAGCGGTGTTTAGAGGAGGCCGGGCTTTATAGGGACGGCCTTCTTGCGCCTAGGCCTTATCTGATATTTAGGGCTCTGCAGAGCGGGGCGAGGCTGGATCTGGCGAAGCTGTCGCGTCTGCTTAGCTGGCAGGATTTCGAGGAAGTGTTGATGTACATATTCGAGGGGTGGGGCTATTCAGCCCAGAGAGACGTCAGACTAGACTGCGGCGGCCGCAGATTCGAGTTCGACGTGGTTGCGTGGTCCCGCGAACGGGTCTTGGTCGTAGAGGCTAAGCATTGGAAGTACGGCGGAGGTAGGTGGGCGACCGTGGCCAGAAACCATTTGGATAAGGTCGCTAAGTGTCTCGACAAGCTGAGATCGCTAGCGCCTAGAGTACTTCCTGTGGTAATTACGCTTAGTTCTGTTAGCGATATCGTTGAGGGAGTGCCCGTGCTTTCCATAGCTCTTCTTGCCGACTTCTTGAGAAACGTCGATAACTTGGACGATCAGATCCTTGTATTGACGTAG